In Bradyrhizobium guangxiense, the following are encoded in one genomic region:
- a CDS encoding ABC transporter ATP-binding protein, which translates to MTVVPARSKERVSPVTSREPASAIIEIDQVSQVFKTSARRDHVALSDISLTIEEGAFVSILGPSGCGKSTLLYIVGGFINPTSGAAKMKGRGITGPGPDRGPVFQEFALFPWKTVLGNVMYGPRQQGVRAAEAEAQSRVLIEMVGLKGYENFYPKELSGGMKQRVALARTLAYHPEVLLMDEPFGALDAHTRTRLQNDLLNIWERDRKTVLFVTHSVDEAVFLSDKVVMMSKSPGRIREVIDIDLPRPRRRNELLLDPRYQKYVVDIERMFDESDKSGPAS; encoded by the coding sequence ATGACGGTAGTGCCTGCGAGATCGAAGGAACGGGTGAGCCCGGTGACGTCACGAGAGCCGGCTTCTGCAATCATCGAGATCGACCAGGTCTCGCAGGTCTTCAAGACCTCGGCGCGCAGGGATCATGTCGCGCTTTCGGACATTTCGCTGACGATCGAGGAGGGCGCATTCGTCTCCATTCTGGGCCCGTCCGGATGCGGCAAGTCGACCCTGCTCTATATCGTCGGTGGTTTTATCAACCCGACCAGCGGCGCGGCGAAGATGAAGGGGCGGGGGATCACAGGCCCTGGCCCAGATCGCGGACCGGTGTTTCAGGAGTTTGCGCTGTTTCCCTGGAAGACCGTGCTGGGTAATGTGATGTACGGCCCGCGCCAACAAGGCGTGCGGGCTGCCGAAGCGGAAGCGCAGAGCCGCGTCTTGATCGAAATGGTCGGCCTCAAGGGCTATGAGAACTTCTATCCCAAGGAGCTGTCGGGCGGCATGAAACAGCGCGTGGCGCTGGCACGGACGCTCGCCTACCATCCCGAAGTTCTGCTGATGGACGAGCCGTTCGGTGCACTCGACGCGCACACCAGGACGCGCCTGCAGAACGACCTTCTCAACATCTGGGAGCGCGATCGCAAGACCGTATTGTTCGTCACCCATTCAGTCGACGAAGCCGTCTTTCTCTCCGACAAGGTCGTCATGATGTCGAAATCTCCCGGTCGCATCCGAGAGGTCATCGATATCGATCTGCCGCGGCCGCGCCGCCGAAACGAGCTGTTGCTCGATCCGCGCTACCAGAAGTACGTCGTCGATATCGAGCGCATGTTCGATGAAAGCGACAAATCCGGGCCTGCCTCATGA
- a CDS encoding alpha/beta fold hydrolase: MSQPMPMITKDRRFAYEAVGDPNAIPLIFLHGIGGAARAWRRQLATFGSRFRAIAWDMPGYGGSAPLARVSITALAEALQQFIEQLGATRPILVGHSIGGMIVQKWLAQSPRLARAVVLAQTSPAFGKADGDWQKSFIAARLGPLDRGETMKSLAPSLVKELVGDDPDSAGMELARECMSSVPEASYRDMMLALIGFDQRSTLGDISVPTLLLSGSKDNNAPAPMMAKTATYIPGAQYVELAGVGHLANLERPDAFDEAIDRFLNFVTTKA; encoded by the coding sequence GTGTCGCAGCCTATGCCAATGATAACAAAGGACAGACGCTTCGCCTATGAAGCGGTGGGCGATCCGAACGCGATACCTCTGATTTTCCTGCATGGCATCGGTGGCGCGGCACGAGCCTGGCGAAGGCAGCTTGCCACATTCGGCAGCCGCTTCCGCGCAATCGCCTGGGATATGCCCGGCTATGGCGGATCAGCGCCGCTCGCCCGGGTCAGCATCACTGCCCTGGCGGAGGCGCTCCAGCAGTTCATCGAGCAGCTCGGCGCAACCAGACCCATCCTGGTCGGTCATTCGATCGGCGGCATGATCGTCCAGAAATGGCTGGCACAGTCCCCAAGACTGGCGCGCGCGGTCGTGCTGGCACAGACCAGCCCTGCCTTCGGCAAGGCCGACGGCGACTGGCAGAAATCATTCATCGCGGCGCGGCTCGGACCGCTCGATCGCGGCGAGACGATGAAATCGCTGGCGCCTTCGCTGGTGAAGGAGCTGGTCGGCGACGATCCCGATTCGGCGGGAATGGAACTCGCGCGCGAATGCATGAGCAGCGTGCCGGAGGCGAGCTATCGCGACATGATGCTGGCCTTGATCGGCTTCGATCAGCGCAGCACGCTTGGCGATATTTCCGTCCCGACGCTGTTGCTGTCAGGATCCAAGGACAACAACGCGCCCGCGCCCATGATGGCGAAGACCGCGACCTACATCCCTGGGGCTCAATATGTTGAGCTCGCCGGCGTCGGCCATCTCGCCAACCTCGAGCGTCCCGACGCCTTCGACGAGGCGATCGACCGCTTCCTGAATTTCGTTACGACCAAAGCGTAA
- a CDS encoding acyl-CoA dehydrogenase family protein, producing MTVQVSNTIGTTDKVALDAPIFDPIAFRLSDEQAGIIARAREIGQSVFAARAATYDREATFPIENYRDLHRVGLLGIAVPKKHGGLGADYQTYALAAAEIGRYCGATALTWNMHVCSTLWSGPLADDLDMDTATRDEHERRRAIHYKRIVQDGAIYSQPFSEGGAAAAGGVAFGTEARPVSGGWIVNGKKIFASLSGHADYYGVLCTEIEEGEKASRRNTLYLAVSAKSEGVSVVGDWDPLGMRGTVSRTLLFKDVFVPEDSALMPRGVYFQAAMRWPHMFLTLSPTYMGLAQAAYDFTVRYLRGEVPGMPPVKRRMYPTKQIAVAQMQIKLEQIKGIWFQAVTEARANPSKEQVLRAYAAQYSVMEGANELAALAIRTCGGQAMLRSLPLERIYRDSRCGSLMLPWTAELCLDRIGREALYEAGETDD from the coding sequence ATGACCGTGCAAGTCAGCAACACTATCGGCACGACCGACAAGGTCGCGCTGGATGCGCCGATCTTCGATCCCATTGCATTCCGCCTCAGCGACGAGCAGGCCGGCATCATTGCGCGGGCAAGGGAGATCGGCCAGAGCGTGTTCGCCGCGCGCGCCGCCACCTACGATCGCGAGGCGACCTTTCCGATCGAGAACTATCGCGACCTGCATCGCGTCGGCCTGCTCGGCATCGCCGTTCCCAAGAAGCACGGCGGGCTCGGCGCGGATTACCAGACCTATGCCTTGGCCGCCGCCGAGATCGGCCGCTATTGCGGCGCGACCGCGCTGACCTGGAACATGCACGTGTGTTCGACCCTGTGGTCGGGCCCCCTCGCGGACGATCTCGACATGGATACTGCGACCCGTGACGAGCACGAACGGCGGCGGGCAATCCACTACAAGCGCATCGTCCAGGACGGCGCGATCTATTCGCAACCCTTCTCCGAAGGCGGCGCCGCGGCCGCGGGCGGCGTCGCATTCGGCACGGAAGCAAGGCCGGTCTCGGGCGGCTGGATCGTCAACGGCAAGAAGATCTTCGCATCGCTCTCCGGCCACGCGGACTATTACGGCGTCCTCTGCACCGAGATCGAGGAGGGCGAGAAGGCGTCTCGACGCAACACGCTTTACCTCGCGGTATCGGCAAAATCTGAGGGCGTCTCGGTCGTCGGTGATTGGGACCCGCTCGGCATGCGCGGAACAGTTTCGCGGACGCTCCTGTTCAAGGACGTGTTCGTGCCCGAGGATTCTGCACTGATGCCGCGCGGTGTCTATTTCCAAGCCGCGATGCGCTGGCCGCACATGTTCCTGACCTTGTCGCCGACTTATATGGGCCTCGCACAAGCCGCCTACGACTTCACCGTGCGATATTTGCGTGGCGAGGTTCCGGGCATGCCGCCGGTCAAGCGGCGGATGTACCCGACCAAGCAGATCGCGGTTGCGCAGATGCAGATCAAGCTGGAGCAGATCAAGGGGATCTGGTTCCAGGCCGTCACCGAAGCCCGTGCCAATCCGAGCAAGGAGCAGGTGCTGCGAGCTTATGCCGCGCAATATTCGGTGATGGAGGGCGCCAATGAGCTTGCCGCGCTTGCGATCCGCACCTGCGGCGGTCAGGCCATGCTCCGCTCGCTGCCGCTGGAGCGAATCTATCGCGATAGCCGCTGCGGCTCGCTGATGCTGCCCTGGACGGCCGAGCTATGCCTCGATCGCATCGGGCGCGAAGCGCTGTACGAGGCCGGCGAGACGGACGACTGA
- a CDS encoding class I adenylate-forming enzyme family protein, which translates to MDLCSLIDRNAAFAPDKTAIAFEGQRLSYAAFAARIERTATALKQELGVGRGDRVAVLSLNRPDYLVLLYACARLGAMLVPLNWRLAIAEQLFILTDAGAKVLVLERAFEGVLPELAPGIAVVGLDFVPPRGKTFEDLLLCGDGGGRNPHTDLSCPLLIVYTSGTTGRPKGAVLRQEALFWNGVMSQHMHNMTSDDHVLTVLPFFHVGGLNIQTTPALQLGATVTVHARFTPDTALAAIERERPTLTVMVPAIIQAVSEHPAWPTTDLSSLKAVATGSTIVPPHLIDRFVARGVPVLQVYGSTETCPIAVYTRLGGDLSRAGSTGLAGLCCEAKVIDQAGNESLAGTPGEIAVRGPNVFFEYWGNEAATRDALHDGWYRTGDIGLRDADGYFWVRDRKKNMIISGGENVYPAEVERVLLEHPDVSECAVIGRPDPRWDEVPIAYVIARSGCRLEADELRTHLQAQLARYKVPREIVFVTDLPRTALGKVQHFLLKQLDTQSRAQGGAS; encoded by the coding sequence GTGGATCTCTGCAGTCTGATCGATCGCAACGCGGCGTTCGCGCCAGACAAGACGGCCATTGCCTTCGAGGGGCAACGGCTGAGCTACGCGGCGTTCGCCGCACGCATCGAGCGGACCGCGACGGCATTGAAGCAGGAGCTCGGCGTCGGCCGCGGCGACCGCGTCGCCGTCCTGAGCCTGAACCGGCCCGATTATTTGGTTCTGCTTTATGCATGCGCGCGACTTGGCGCGATGCTGGTACCGCTGAACTGGCGGCTCGCTATCGCCGAGCAACTCTTCATTCTCACAGACGCGGGCGCCAAGGTGCTGGTGCTCGAACGGGCGTTCGAGGGCGTTCTCCCCGAGCTTGCGCCGGGGATAGCCGTTGTGGGCCTCGATTTCGTGCCGCCGCGCGGCAAGACATTCGAAGACTTGTTGCTTTGCGGCGATGGCGGTGGACGCAACCCGCACACCGATCTCTCATGCCCCCTCCTGATCGTCTACACCTCGGGAACGACCGGGCGGCCAAAGGGCGCGGTGCTGCGCCAGGAGGCGCTGTTCTGGAACGGCGTCATGAGCCAGCACATGCACAACATGACGTCCGACGACCACGTGTTGACGGTGCTGCCATTCTTCCACGTCGGCGGCCTCAACATCCAGACCACGCCGGCATTGCAGCTGGGCGCAACCGTGACGGTCCATGCGCGCTTCACACCGGATACCGCGCTTGCAGCCATTGAACGGGAACGGCCGACGCTCACGGTGATGGTGCCCGCGATCATCCAGGCGGTGAGCGAACATCCCGCTTGGCCTACTACCGACCTATCGTCGCTCAAGGCCGTCGCCACGGGCTCGACCATCGTGCCGCCACACCTGATCGACCGCTTTGTCGCCCGGGGCGTACCGGTGCTTCAAGTCTACGGTTCGACGGAAACCTGCCCGATCGCCGTCTACACGCGGCTTGGTGGCGACCTTTCGCGCGCGGGATCAACCGGTCTTGCCGGTCTGTGCTGCGAAGCCAAGGTGATCGACCAGGCCGGAAACGAATCGCTCGCGGGCACGCCGGGCGAGATCGCGGTGCGTGGGCCGAACGTGTTCTTTGAATATTGGGGTAATGAGGCTGCAACGCGCGACGCGTTGCATGACGGCTGGTATCGCACCGGCGATATCGGCCTGCGCGACGCCGACGGCTATTTCTGGGTCCGCGACCGCAAGAAGAACATGATCATTTCAGGCGGAGAGAACGTCTACCCGGCCGAGGTCGAGCGCGTCCTGCTCGAACACCCCGATGTCAGCGAATGCGCCGTGATCGGCCGGCCGGACCCGCGTTGGGACGAGGTGCCGATCGCTTATGTCATTGCGAGATCCGGCTGCCGGCTCGAAGCGGACGAACTGAGGACGCATCTTCAGGCGCAGCTCGCACGCTACAAGGTTCCGCGCGAGATCGTCTTCGTCACCGACCTGCCGCGCACGGCGCTGGGCAAGGTCCAGCATTTCCTGCTGAAGCAGCTTGATACGCAATCGCGCGCGCAAGGAGGAGCATCTTGA
- a CDS encoding peptidase M29: MLADRIEAKWIDAFCEIFERCAVKPGDTAAILSETQSRALNVHLAELALLRMGARPFHVVMPTPRNRNIVPVRSTGASEAIQKLGPVITALQQAGFVVDCTIEGLMHAVETPEILKAGARILVISNEHPEALERMVPDSALEKRVRAAAKMLRGTKRMRVTSNAGTALDVDMVGASTVGVWGWTDKPGTLAHWPGGIVVSFPKSRTINGTLVMAPGDINLTFKRYLTSAVKMTLKDDYVVELEGEGTDAAMMRAYLAAWGDREAYAVSHVGFGMNPGARYEALSMYDQRDTNGTEIRAVSGNFLFSTGANEFAGRYTAGHFDLPMMGTTIELDGVAVVREGVLQDVFG; encoded by the coding sequence ATGCTGGCTGATCGCATCGAGGCAAAATGGATCGACGCATTCTGCGAGATCTTCGAACGTTGCGCCGTCAAGCCCGGCGATACCGCGGCGATCCTCTCGGAAACCCAATCGCGGGCCTTGAATGTTCATCTGGCGGAGCTTGCCCTGCTGCGCATGGGGGCGCGGCCGTTTCACGTCGTGATGCCGACACCGCGCAACCGAAACATCGTTCCGGTTCGTTCCACGGGGGCGAGTGAGGCGATCCAGAAGCTTGGCCCGGTCATCACCGCGCTTCAGCAGGCTGGCTTCGTGGTGGATTGCACCATCGAGGGTCTGATGCATGCGGTGGAGACGCCGGAGATCCTCAAGGCCGGCGCTCGGATCCTGGTGATCTCCAACGAGCATCCCGAGGCGCTGGAGCGGATGGTGCCGGATTCGGCGCTCGAGAAACGCGTTCGGGCGGCGGCGAAGATGCTGCGAGGGACCAAGCGGATGCGGGTGACCTCGAACGCCGGCACGGCGCTCGACGTCGACATGGTCGGTGCGTCTACGGTCGGTGTGTGGGGCTGGACCGATAAACCCGGAACGCTGGCGCATTGGCCTGGTGGAATCGTCGTCAGCTTCCCCAAGAGCCGAACCATCAACGGCACGCTGGTGATGGCGCCGGGCGACATCAATCTCACCTTCAAACGCTACCTGACGTCGGCTGTGAAGATGACGCTGAAGGACGACTATGTCGTCGAGCTTGAAGGCGAGGGCACGGATGCCGCGATGATGCGCGCCTATCTCGCTGCCTGGGGCGACCGCGAGGCCTATGCCGTGTCGCATGTCGGCTTCGGCATGAATCCCGGGGCGCGTTATGAGGCGCTCTCGATGTACGACCAACGCGACACCAACGGCACGGAAATTCGCGCCGTCTCCGGCAATTTCCTGTTCTCGACCGGCGCCAACGAGTTCGCCGGCCGCTACACGGCGGGGCATTTCGACCTGCCGATGATGGGAACGACGATCGAGCTCGATGGCGTTGCCGTGGTCCGGGAGGGCGTGCTCCAGGACGTCTTCGGCTAG
- a CDS encoding ABC transporter permease produces the protein MSRVFSPNVLLGIAPLALVIALWQALVSFGFAPAVLLPPPGFVFSRLLQQLVTFAFQQEIAATLVRLFAGFAIAVVLGVGIGIAAAASPAINAVVRPIVRVLAPLPKVALYPALLLLLGFGHGSKITLVTADALFPILLSTYYGASTVEQKLIWSAMAAGTPRTAILFKVVLPAAMPSILTGCRIGLVISCIVVFLAEMITSTDGLGHALVTAARTFQAVDMFVPLITISLLGLILNALLGALRSYLLRGFPEA, from the coding sequence ATGTCTCGCGTTTTTTCCCCGAATGTTCTTCTTGGGATTGCCCCCCTCGCGCTGGTCATCGCCCTGTGGCAGGCCCTGGTGTCGTTCGGCTTTGCGCCCGCGGTCTTGCTGCCGCCACCGGGCTTTGTCTTCAGCCGGCTGCTTCAACAACTCGTGACGTTTGCGTTTCAGCAGGAGATCGCGGCAACGCTGGTCCGTCTGTTTGCAGGGTTTGCGATTGCGGTCGTGCTCGGCGTCGGTATCGGCATTGCCGCCGCCGCTAGTCCCGCGATCAATGCCGTGGTTCGGCCGATCGTCCGCGTGCTGGCGCCGCTGCCCAAGGTTGCGCTCTATCCGGCACTCCTGCTCCTGCTCGGATTTGGCCACGGCTCGAAGATCACATTGGTGACTGCGGATGCGCTCTTTCCCATTCTGCTCTCGACCTATTATGGTGCATCGACCGTCGAGCAGAAGCTGATCTGGTCGGCCATGGCGGCGGGAACGCCGCGCACAGCAATTCTGTTCAAGGTGGTACTGCCAGCGGCGATGCCGTCAATCCTGACCGGATGCCGGATCGGGCTTGTCATTTCCTGCATCGTGGTGTTTCTGGCCGAAATGATCACGTCGACGGACGGGCTGGGGCACGCGCTCGTGACCGCCGCCCGTACTTTCCAGGCCGTCGACATGTTCGTGCCGCTGATCACGATCTCGCTGTTGGGGTTGATCCTGAACGCCCTATTGGGTGCTTTGCGGTCTTACCTCTTGCGGGGTTTTCCAGAAGCGTGA
- a CDS encoding 3-hydroxybutyryl-CoA dehydrogenase, with protein sequence MTNRANIACLGAGRMGRGIAVAFAYAGHHVTMIDVKARSVEEFARLEADALAEVRTTFTSLSKLGLLTEADVDPLIARVSVTPANRSDAALAEAGMVFEGVPEVVELKREVLGAASKQVGPDTIIASTTSTILVDDLSGAIVNPHRFLNVHWLNPAYLIPLVEISPGKATDLAIIEEVKALLEGIGKVPVVCAATPGFIVPRIQALAMNEAARMVEEGVASAEEIDKAIRYGFGFRYAVLGLLEFIDWGGGDILFYASRYLEGALGSDRYRAPEVISRNMHEGRIGLRTGAGFLDYSGLDVDAYRAKRLQAMVDLLRHFELARPPVLDHN encoded by the coding sequence ATGACGAATCGCGCCAATATCGCCTGTCTCGGCGCTGGCCGCATGGGCCGTGGGATTGCCGTCGCCTTCGCCTATGCGGGGCATCACGTCACGATGATCGACGTCAAGGCTCGCTCAGTAGAGGAGTTTGCCAGGCTGGAGGCGGACGCACTCGCCGAGGTCAGGACGACCTTCACCAGCCTGTCGAAGCTGGGGCTGCTGACCGAGGCAGATGTTGATCCGCTGATCGCGCGGGTCTCGGTGACCCCGGCGAACCGAAGCGATGCGGCGTTGGCGGAAGCCGGAATGGTCTTCGAGGGAGTTCCTGAAGTGGTCGAGCTCAAGCGAGAGGTGCTGGGGGCGGCTTCAAAACAGGTCGGCCCCGACACGATTATCGCATCGACGACCTCGACCATCCTCGTCGACGATCTCTCAGGCGCGATCGTGAATCCGCACCGCTTTCTCAACGTGCACTGGCTCAATCCGGCCTATCTGATCCCGCTTGTCGAGATTTCGCCCGGGAAAGCCACAGATCTCGCCATCATCGAGGAGGTCAAGGCTCTGCTCGAAGGCATTGGTAAGGTGCCCGTGGTCTGTGCCGCGACGCCCGGCTTCATCGTTCCGCGCATCCAGGCACTGGCGATGAACGAAGCCGCACGCATGGTCGAGGAAGGCGTCGCTAGCGCGGAAGAGATCGACAAGGCGATTCGCTACGGCTTCGGCTTCCGCTACGCCGTGCTCGGGCTGCTCGAATTCATCGATTGGGGCGGCGGCGACATCCTCTTCTACGCGAGCCGGTATCTCGAGGGTGCGCTCGGCAGTGACCGCTATCGAGCGCCGGAGGTCATTTCCCGCAACATGCATGAAGGCCGGATCGGCCTGCGCACGGGCGCAGGCTTTCTCGATTATTCCGGATTGGACGTGGACGCCTATCGCGCGAAGCGACTGCAGGCCATGGTCGACCTGCTCCGTCACTTCGAACTGGCACGCCCTCCGGTGCTCGACCACAACTAG
- a CDS encoding NAD/NADP-dependent octopine/nopaline dehydrogenase family protein, translated as MKIAVLGGGNGSFAAAGDFALSAHEVRLWRRDADQVAAHRAAGSRILVKDHNGRHDVKLALVTTDIAEAVDGVELILCPAPAFAQADIARLLAPHLRDSQVVFLPPATFGSMIFAQAAREAGNHAKASFAETGTLPWLTRKHGPFEVAITIRAKRLPVGVFPLDEAPYALEVIGRAFPDAIEACGDALSGALMNAGPIIHPPLIVMNAGPIEHFERWDIHKEGTQAAIRRVTDALDAERIAVREALGYGAPHFPLAHHYAKEGEIWMYGRGSHDRLTDSGDWRERIVLTEHRYMREDLRLGLSLLASVAGLAGVATPLAKAFLSIGGAICGEDFARGGRTLETLGLDNLNKAELQTLLRNGF; from the coding sequence TTGAAGATCGCGGTTCTGGGTGGGGGAAACGGCTCTTTCGCGGCCGCGGGCGATTTTGCGCTGTCGGCGCATGAGGTGCGGCTCTGGCGCCGCGATGCCGATCAGGTCGCGGCGCATCGCGCCGCCGGCTCGCGCATCCTGGTGAAGGATCACAACGGCCGCCACGACGTGAAGCTGGCGCTGGTCACGACCGACATCGCCGAGGCCGTCGACGGCGTCGAGCTGATCCTGTGCCCGGCCCCTGCCTTCGCGCAAGCAGATATCGCACGCTTGCTCGCGCCGCATCTGCGGGACAGTCAGGTCGTCTTTCTGCCGCCGGCGACATTCGGCTCGATGATCTTCGCGCAGGCAGCGCGTGAGGCCGGCAACCATGCGAAGGCAAGCTTTGCCGAAACCGGCACGCTGCCGTGGCTGACCCGCAAGCACGGGCCGTTCGAGGTCGCCATCACCATCCGTGCCAAGCGGCTTCCGGTCGGCGTGTTCCCGCTTGACGAGGCGCCCTATGCCCTCGAAGTGATCGGACGTGCTTTTCCCGATGCGATCGAGGCGTGCGGAGATGCGCTGTCCGGCGCGCTGATGAACGCGGGACCCATCATCCATCCGCCGTTGATCGTGATGAATGCCGGCCCGATCGAGCATTTCGAGCGCTGGGACATTCACAAGGAAGGCACGCAGGCCGCTATTCGTCGGGTCACCGACGCACTAGACGCCGAGCGGATCGCCGTGCGCGAAGCACTCGGCTACGGCGCGCCGCATTTTCCGCTCGCCCATCACTACGCCAAGGAAGGCGAGATCTGGATGTATGGCCGCGGCTCGCACGACCGGTTGACCGATTCCGGCGACTGGCGCGAGCGGATCGTGCTGACCGAGCACCGCTACATGCGGGAGGATCTGCGGCTAGGACTGTCACTGCTGGCTTCCGTCGCTGGTCTCGCTGGCGTCGCGACGCCGCTCGCCAAAGCGTTCCTGTCGATCGGCGGCGCGATCTGCGGCGAGGATTTTGCGCGAGGCGGCCGAACGCTCGAGACGCTGGGGCTCGACAATCTCAACAAGGCTGAATTGCAGACCTTGCTTCGCAATGGATTCTGA
- a CDS encoding ABC transporter permease, giving the protein MMSPSVSIRRAAPVLACIGLLAVWQVASLALKNDSFPTAIEAIRAIPDILGDKDSLINILASLRRMALGFCLAVLVSIPLGLLMGRSRGVAAFFNPLLMVIYPVPKAALMPIIMLWLGVGDITKTLVIFLGVSLPVIYHSFEGAKAVEEKMLWSGAAMGLSPLQRLVRIVLPAALPEILTGCRTGLVLALITMITSEMIARQSGAGNILFNALDMGQYDTVFAMIIVVGAMGICLDAIFERIRARLVRWSEPQFDMPLSFS; this is encoded by the coding sequence ATGATGTCGCCGAGTGTCTCGATCAGAAGAGCCGCTCCGGTGCTGGCCTGTATCGGTTTGCTGGCGGTGTGGCAGGTTGCCTCGCTCGCGCTGAAGAACGACAGTTTCCCGACAGCGATCGAGGCGATCCGGGCAATCCCCGATATTCTTGGCGACAAGGACTCCCTCATCAACATCCTGGCCTCGCTGCGCCGCATGGCGCTTGGGTTCTGTCTGGCGGTACTGGTTTCGATTCCGCTCGGCCTGTTGATGGGACGCAGCCGGGGCGTCGCGGCGTTTTTCAATCCGCTCCTGATGGTGATCTATCCAGTGCCGAAGGCTGCCTTGATGCCGATCATCATGCTCTGGCTGGGTGTCGGCGATATCACCAAGACGCTGGTGATTTTTCTCGGTGTCAGCCTGCCCGTGATTTACCATAGCTTCGAAGGTGCCAAGGCCGTCGAAGAGAAGATGCTGTGGTCAGGTGCCGCGATGGGGCTCTCGCCCCTACAACGCCTGGTGCGGATCGTGTTGCCTGCGGCGCTGCCGGAAATTCTGACTGGATGCCGCACGGGGCTAGTGCTGGCACTGATCACGATGATCACCAGCGAAATGATCGCCCGCCAGTCCGGCGCCGGGAATATCCTGTTCAATGCGCTGGACATGGGACAATACGACACCGTCTTTGCGATGATCATCGTCGTGGGGGCGATGGGAATCTGTCTCGATGCGATTTTCGAACGGATTCGTGCCAGGCTTGTGCGTTGGTCCGAGCCGCAGTTCGACATGCCGCTGAGCTTTTCGTGA